In a genomic window of Anoxybacter fermentans:
- a CDS encoding FAD binding domain-containing protein — protein sequence MKNFEFSQPTTLKELLDLLAREKDYQLLAGGTDLLVKWKRGQSSPKNVVNLKQIQELNFLSLDEKGLEIGALVKIADLIKNSVIQEKYPALIQSAKAHSSPLIRNLATVVGNVCNASPAADLVPALLVYDAKVKIRMGNEERYVELKDFFVGPGQTILKQGELVISIFIPMPSAQMKSYFLKEGKRKAHEIAVANCAVSYLNDDSKISDLKVALGAVAPKPLLITELDWFTEINNANLNRLSQLVKETVSPITDQRSTDWYRREVIQVLVKRAITLAQSV from the coding sequence TTGAAAAATTTTGAATTTTCTCAACCTACTACACTTAAAGAATTGTTGGATCTTTTGGCTCGGGAAAAAGATTATCAATTGTTAGCAGGTGGAACAGATTTGTTAGTTAAGTGGAAGCGTGGGCAGTCTAGTCCTAAAAATGTAGTTAATTTAAAACAGATTCAGGAGTTGAATTTTCTTTCACTGGATGAAAAAGGTCTGGAGATTGGTGCTCTGGTAAAAATTGCTGATTTGATCAAAAATTCTGTTATACAAGAGAAATATCCGGCTCTCATCCAAAGTGCTAAAGCCCATAGTTCTCCTTTGATCAGGAATCTGGCTACTGTAGTGGGTAATGTTTGTAATGCCTCACCTGCTGCTGATCTGGTTCCTGCATTATTGGTCTATGATGCAAAGGTAAAGATTAGAATGGGAAATGAAGAACGGTATGTGGAATTGAAGGATTTCTTTGTTGGTCCAGGTCAGACCATACTAAAGCAGGGTGAACTGGTAATTTCGATTTTTATACCAATGCCTTCCGCACAAATGAAAAGTTACTTTCTTAAGGAAGGAAAACGGAAAGCTCATGAAATTGCAGTAGCTAATTGTGCAGTCAGTTATCTGAACGATGATAGTAAAATATCAGATTTAAAAGTTGCATTGGGGGCGGTAGCGCCAAAACCGCTGCTTATTACTGAATTGGATTGGTTTACTGAAATCAATAATGCTAATTTGAATAGGTTAAGCCAGTTGGTTAAAGAAACTGTTTCACCTATTACAGATCAACGTTCGACAGATTGGTATCGTAGAGAAGTTATTCAAGTATTGGTAAAACGGGCTATTACTTTAGCCCAATCGGTATAA
- a CDS encoding xanthine dehydrogenase family protein molybdopterin-binding subunit: MKYSTIGKREIKVDAKVKVTGEARYVDDLVVKDMLIGKVLRSPYGHARILKIDTSKAEALPGVKVVVTFKDTPKIPFNTAGFPPSEGAILLEDQYILADKARFVGDPIAAVAAVDEDTAREALELIEVEYEPLPVILDGLEAFENKDVLIHDERSKDNICGRIPMVIGDLEKGFAEADYIFEDTYRTQKVYQCSMEPCGAALAEIDVNGRIRIYTSTQMPHLVRSITAKSLGMPIRDIQIIKPYVGGAFGSRLGVVNEPIVALLAKKAGRPVKLVYDRHESFFTESRHPAIMTLKTGVKKDGTFTARYMKAIVDTGAYATHGPSLTAVLGGWFIGMYKTPAIQFEGYTVYTNTPPCGAFRGYGNPQATFAVESQIDQIARELGLDPIEIRLKNHPCKGETWLWSQMPIESCGLEECMKRAAISIGWEEKRKKKKEETGTKRRGVGFGYMMHVSGARPMLHEISSAVVKINEDGSVNLIYSCSDVGTGSATALTQIAAETLGVRYEDVIITQTADTDTAPFDIGSHASRQIYSGGYAVKKAAEQAKSGVLKIAAEMMNCKPDELDTKDGYVYHKEDPKRRLTIAEVSKEAHFGKHGHQIMGMASTEPPGNPPVYAVQFAEVEVDIETGKVDVLKVAAAHDAGTAIHPPSVEGQIEGALQQGIGYALTETMLYASDGRPLNANFSDYKLLTSMDMPEIDSIIVEASSKTGAYGCKSIGESGLVATAAAIANAIYDAVGVRIKELPITPEKLLAALKEKE, translated from the coding sequence ATGAAATATTCTACAATCGGAAAACGAGAGATTAAAGTTGATGCCAAAGTTAAGGTGACCGGGGAAGCCAGATATGTAGATGATCTGGTTGTTAAGGATATGTTAATTGGTAAGGTCTTAAGAAGTCCCTATGGTCATGCTAGAATTTTGAAGATTGATACGAGTAAAGCCGAAGCATTACCTGGTGTTAAAGTCGTTGTAACTTTTAAAGATACTCCCAAAATCCCCTTCAATACAGCCGGTTTTCCACCATCTGAGGGAGCAATCCTATTAGAAGATCAATATATACTGGCCGATAAAGCACGATTTGTAGGTGATCCCATTGCTGCTGTTGCTGCTGTGGATGAGGATACAGCCAGAGAAGCTCTGGAATTAATCGAAGTGGAATATGAACCGCTGCCGGTAATTTTGGACGGTCTAGAGGCTTTTGAAAATAAGGATGTATTGATTCATGATGAACGGAGTAAGGATAATATTTGCGGTCGCATTCCTATGGTTATAGGAGATCTTGAGAAAGGATTTGCCGAAGCTGATTATATCTTTGAAGATACATATCGTACTCAAAAAGTATATCAGTGTTCAATGGAACCGTGTGGAGCAGCACTGGCTGAAATTGATGTTAATGGCCGGATTAGGATTTATACTTCGACCCAGATGCCTCATCTGGTACGGAGTATTACTGCTAAAAGTCTGGGCATGCCCATCCGTGATATTCAGATCATCAAACCATATGTCGGTGGAGCCTTTGGTAGTAGGTTGGGAGTTGTAAATGAGCCCATCGTGGCACTTCTTGCTAAAAAAGCTGGTCGTCCAGTTAAGTTAGTATATGATCGTCACGAATCCTTTTTTACCGAATCGCGGCATCCTGCAATCATGACTTTAAAAACAGGGGTTAAAAAAGATGGTACATTTACAGCGAGATATATGAAAGCTATTGTGGATACTGGAGCCTATGCTACACACGGGCCATCATTGACCGCGGTATTGGGTGGATGGTTTATAGGAATGTACAAGACACCAGCCATTCAGTTTGAAGGATATACTGTCTATACCAATACTCCCCCCTGTGGTGCTTTTCGCGGTTATGGTAATCCACAGGCTACTTTTGCGGTAGAATCTCAGATTGATCAGATTGCAAGGGAATTGGGGTTGGATCCAATAGAGATCAGGCTCAAAAACCATCCATGTAAAGGAGAGACCTGGCTTTGGAGTCAGATGCCCATTGAAAGTTGTGGCTTAGAGGAATGTATGAAGCGAGCAGCTATAAGTATCGGCTGGGAAGAGAAACGGAAGAAAAAGAAAGAAGAGACCGGGACAAAACGCCGGGGTGTGGGTTTTGGTTATATGATGCATGTAAGTGGTGCACGCCCCATGCTGCATGAGATTTCTTCTGCTGTAGTGAAAATAAATGAAGACGGATCGGTTAATTTGATTTATTCCTGTTCAGATGTTGGTACGGGTTCAGCTACTGCTTTGACCCAGATTGCTGCTGAGACACTGGGTGTACGTTATGAAGATGTAATTATTACCCAGACTGCAGATACGGATACAGCTCCCTTTGATATTGGAAGTCATGCCAGTCGCCAGATTTATTCTGGTGGTTATGCTGTTAAAAAAGCGGCAGAACAGGCCAAGTCTGGAGTGTTGAAGATAGCAGCAGAGATGATGAATTGCAAACCTGATGAATTAGATACTAAAGATGGTTATGTATATCATAAAGAAGATCCAAAACGCCGTTTGACAATTGCAGAAGTTTCTAAAGAAGCTCATTTTGGTAAACACGGTCATCAAATTATGGGTATGGCAAGCACCGAGCCGCCAGGAAATCCGCCTGTATATGCTGTTCAGTTTGCTGAAGTAGAAGTGGATATTGAGACAGGGAAAGTAGATGTATTAAAGGTTGCTGCTGCTCATGATGCCGGTACTGCTATTCATCCACCATCTGTGGAAGGGCAGATTGAAGGAGCACTTCAGCAGGGTATCGGGTATGCTTTGACTGAGACCATGCTTTATGCATCTGATGGTCGCCCATTGAATGCTAACTTTTCTGATTATAAATTATTAACTTCTATGGATATGCCGGAGATTGATTCAATTATTGTCGAAGCATCTTCTAAGACCGGGGCCTATGGGTGTAAAAGTATTGGTGAATCGGGATTGGTTGCCACTGCTGCAGCCATTGCTAATGCCATTTATGATGCAGTAGGAGTACGGATTAAGGAACTACCAATCACTCCTGAGAAGCTGTTGGCTGCTTTAAAGGAGAAGGAATAG
- the leuS gene encoding leucine--tRNA ligase: protein MARKYNPQEIEPKWQKYWEEKKMHQANDDDPRPKYYCLDMFPYPSGSGLHVGHWRGYVLSDVWSRYKTLQGYNVLHPMGWDAFGLPAENYAIQNKIHPAKAVKTNIENFKRQLKDIGAMYDWSREINTTDPEYYKWTQWIFVQMFKKGLAYRKEMPINWCPECKTGLANEEVVNGCCERCGAEITKKNLKQWMLKITAYAQRLLDDLKDLDWPEKVKKMQTNWIGRSEGAEITFKVDGHDETITVFTTRPDTLFGATYMVLAPEHPVVEKITTPEQKTSVEKYVDETLKKSNVERMIEDKKKTGVFTGAYAINPINGEKLPIWISDYVLMDYGTGAIMAVPAHDQRDFEFAKEFGLPIKVVIRPDGETFEAEDLKEAYTGPGKMVNSGEFTGLDWEEGKKKVTQYLADRGIGKATVNYKLRDWVFSRQRYWGEPIPIIHCEKCGMVAVPEEELPVRLPDVESYEPTGTGESPLAAIEEWVNTTCPECGGPAKRETDTMPQWAGSSWYFLRYPDPHNTEEPFSKKAMKKWMPVDLYVGGVEHAILHLLYARFFTKFLYDIGVVDFKEPFKRLFNQGMIYKDGAKMSKSKGNVVSPDELIEKYGRDAIRLYELFIGPPEVDVEWSDQGFEGVARFLNRTWNLITEIVEEGKFIEPTKELERARHGLIKDVTERIEEMKLNTAVSAFMSYVNFLSKQRETGVDRASIETLVLLLAPFTPHLSEELWEILGHNESIFTEKWPEYDPEMLVTQEMELPIQVNGKVRDTLVIDVNASKEEILTKAKELSNVQKHIEGKTIVKEIYVPKKIVNIVVKG, encoded by the coding sequence ATGGCACGTAAGTATAATCCACAGGAAATTGAACCCAAATGGCAAAAGTATTGGGAAGAAAAAAAAATGCACCAGGCCAATGATGATGATCCCAGGCCCAAGTATTATTGTCTTGATATGTTTCCATATCCTTCAGGTTCCGGGCTCCATGTAGGTCACTGGCGCGGATATGTATTAAGTGATGTCTGGAGTCGTTATAAGACTTTACAGGGATATAATGTTTTACACCCAATGGGATGGGACGCTTTTGGTCTTCCTGCTGAGAACTATGCTATTCAGAATAAGATTCACCCAGCTAAAGCAGTTAAAACTAATATAGAGAATTTCAAGCGCCAGCTTAAGGATATTGGTGCCATGTATGACTGGTCAAGGGAAATTAATACTACTGATCCTGAATATTACAAATGGACCCAGTGGATTTTTGTCCAGATGTTTAAAAAAGGATTAGCATATCGTAAAGAAATGCCTATTAATTGGTGCCCCGAATGTAAGACTGGCCTTGCCAATGAAGAGGTTGTAAATGGTTGCTGTGAACGCTGTGGTGCTGAGATTACCAAGAAAAATTTGAAACAGTGGATGTTGAAGATTACAGCATATGCTCAGCGGTTGCTGGATGATTTAAAAGATCTTGATTGGCCTGAGAAAGTTAAAAAGATGCAGACCAACTGGATTGGTCGGAGTGAAGGTGCTGAAATTACTTTCAAAGTTGATGGGCATGATGAAACTATTACTGTTTTTACCACCCGTCCTGATACCCTTTTTGGTGCTACCTATATGGTTCTTGCTCCTGAACATCCAGTGGTAGAAAAAATCACCACTCCTGAGCAAAAAACTTCAGTAGAGAAATATGTGGATGAGACTTTGAAAAAGTCTAATGTTGAGCGTATGATTGAAGATAAGAAAAAGACCGGCGTTTTCACCGGTGCTTATGCAATTAATCCTATCAATGGTGAGAAATTGCCCATCTGGATTTCTGACTATGTATTGATGGATTATGGAACTGGTGCAATTATGGCTGTTCCGGCTCATGATCAGCGGGATTTTGAATTTGCAAAAGAGTTTGGCCTACCTATTAAAGTTGTTATCCGTCCTGATGGGGAAACTTTCGAAGCTGAAGATTTGAAAGAAGCATATACCGGGCCAGGTAAGATGGTTAATTCCGGTGAGTTTACAGGACTTGATTGGGAAGAGGGTAAAAAGAAAGTCACCCAATATCTTGCTGACAGAGGGATTGGTAAAGCTACAGTAAACTATAAGTTACGTGACTGGGTTTTCTCCCGTCAACGGTATTGGGGGGAACCGATTCCTATTATTCACTGTGAGAAGTGTGGAATGGTTGCTGTTCCTGAGGAAGAATTACCCGTTCGTTTACCTGATGTAGAAAGTTATGAACCAACTGGTACAGGTGAATCACCATTAGCTGCCATTGAAGAATGGGTTAATACCACCTGTCCTGAATGTGGTGGGCCTGCTAAACGTGAAACTGATACCATGCCTCAATGGGCTGGATCTTCCTGGTACTTCCTGCGTTATCCTGATCCTCACAATACCGAGGAGCCGTTTAGTAAAAAAGCAATGAAAAAGTGGATGCCGGTTGACCTTTATGTAGGTGGTGTGGAACATGCAATTCTGCATCTACTTTATGCACGTTTCTTTACCAAATTCCTTTATGATATCGGTGTAGTAGATTTTAAAGAACCATTTAAACGTCTCTTCAATCAGGGTATGATCTATAAAGATGGTGCCAAGATGAGTAAATCTAAGGGTAATGTGGTAAGCCCTGATGAACTGATAGAAAAATACGGTCGTGACGCTATCCGCCTCTATGAACTCTTTATTGGTCCACCTGAAGTGGATGTAGAGTGGAGTGACCAGGGATTTGAAGGTGTAGCCCGTTTCTTAAACCGGACCTGGAATCTAATCACTGAGATTGTGGAAGAAGGTAAATTTATTGAACCTACTAAAGAGTTAGAACGTGCCCGTCACGGTTTGATCAAAGATGTAACTGAGAGAATCGAAGAGATGAAGTTGAATACCGCTGTAAGTGCTTTCATGTCCTATGTTAATTTCTTAAGCAAACAAAGGGAAACTGGTGTTGACCGGGCTTCTATAGAGACTTTAGTATTGCTCTTAGCACCGTTTACTCCACATTTAAGTGAGGAATTGTGGGAAATTCTGGGTCATAATGAAAGTATCTTTACTGAAAAATGGCCGGAATACGATCCAGAGATGCTGGTTACACAGGAGATGGAGCTCCCTATACAGGTTAATGGTAAAGTACGTGATACATTGGTAATTGATGTTAATGCATCAAAAGAAGAAATCCTTACTAAAGCAAAAGAACTCTCCAATGTGCAGAAGCATATTGAAGGTAAGACTATAGTTAAGGAGATTTATGTACCGAAGAAGATTGTAAATATTGTAGTGAAGGGTTAA
- a CDS encoding purple acid phosphatase family protein, which yields MKRRLLITSFIAIVITLVIGSGFLYAESIFNWYPRLGNVTTDGIEVVFKTVEEVDTYVRYASKDEYDAKKGWSGKSETFHGTLFRISLKGLKPNTQYVYQVMVNGQPATKVYSFFTAPEKPIEFTFLAYGDTRTHQDKHKLLADKMARDETNPRFVIHVGDLVTNGKENDEWLDFSKAIKELGASMPYYSAIGNHEYNSDNYYNSLALPRTGGGQNNSEWYSFDYAGVHFIVLDSNIMDKYVNENVPNAVEKQAEWIIKDLEAHKDAKWIIAVFHHPVFSSHQDSRYPQLQKEWIPIFDKYGVDLVLSGHNHIYERVLSGGRNYIVTGCGGAPFDYIWEYEPRLKDSVCIEDAVLQYTRVRVTEEKLYVEVVQTHEEADDYVTLNENFKIIDKCEIENILPEE from the coding sequence TTGAAACGTAGATTATTAATAACATCATTTATAGCCATTGTTATAACTCTGGTTATAGGCTCTGGTTTTCTTTACGCAGAGTCTATCTTTAATTGGTATCCCCGTCTTGGGAATGTAACTACTGATGGAATTGAAGTGGTTTTTAAGACTGTTGAAGAAGTGGATACATATGTCAGGTATGCCAGCAAGGATGAATATGATGCTAAAAAAGGATGGAGCGGTAAGAGTGAGACTTTTCATGGTACTCTCTTTAGAATTTCGTTAAAAGGTCTTAAGCCCAATACTCAATATGTTTATCAGGTTATGGTTAATGGTCAACCTGCTACTAAAGTATATTCCTTTTTCACCGCTCCAGAAAAACCTATTGAATTTACTTTTCTGGCCTATGGTGATACCAGAACTCATCAGGATAAGCACAAACTTCTGGCAGATAAGATGGCCCGGGATGAGACAAATCCCCGGTTTGTTATTCATGTAGGTGATCTGGTAACTAATGGTAAAGAAAATGATGAATGGCTGGATTTTTCCAAAGCCATTAAGGAGTTAGGTGCCTCAATGCCCTATTATTCAGCTATTGGAAATCATGAATATAATTCTGATAATTACTATAATAGCCTGGCTTTACCCCGGACCGGTGGTGGTCAAAACAATAGTGAATGGTATTCTTTTGACTATGCAGGTGTACACTTTATCGTATTGGATTCCAATATTATGGACAAGTATGTGAATGAAAATGTGCCCAATGCAGTTGAAAAACAGGCTGAGTGGATAATCAAGGATTTAGAAGCACATAAAGATGCCAAATGGATTATTGCTGTTTTTCATCATCCTGTATTTTCATCCCATCAAGATAGCCGTTATCCTCAGTTACAAAAAGAGTGGATTCCCATTTTCGATAAATACGGTGTAGATTTGGTCTTAAGTGGGCATAATCATATTTATGAGCGGGTTTTAAGCGGTGGTCGAAATTATATTGTTACTGGTTGTGGTGGTGCACCTTTTGACTATATATGGGAATATGAACCGCGATTAAAAGATAGTGTTTGCATTGAAGATGCAGTTCTTCAATATACCAGAGTACGGGTGACTGAAGAGAAACTCTATGTGGAGGTTGTACAGACCCATGAAGAAGCAGATGATTATGTGACTTTAAATGAAAACTTTAAGATTATTGATAAGTGTGAGATTGAGAATATTCTGCCTGAAGAGTAA
- the hflK gene encoding FtsH protease activity modulator HflK, with translation MSDFFDELFGKNKEQSVEVGVKSSSGNNSTVKKGFNYSLLYKIPLGLILLVLLVMYMITGFYTVEPKEVGVVTRFGKFLSITGPGLHYHLPYPFESVNIVNVTDVRRVEIGYRTIKPAPDARYQDMPEEALMLTGDLSIVSVEATVLYKIKNAADFIFKVQNPENTVKDAAEAALRQIVGLNTINDILTSEKAAIQAKTRQLLQEILDKYETGIMVVGFLLQDVSVPPEVEEAYRDVASAKEDKQKKINEALAYKNQIIPKARGEAAKIINEAEAYKAARIAQAKGDVARFEQILTRYKMGEDVTRIRLYLETMEKVLPGLNKIIIPEDSAGVLKLLNLNQEKGGEK, from the coding sequence ATGAGCGATTTTTTTGATGAATTGTTTGGTAAAAATAAAGAGCAATCTGTTGAGGTAGGTGTTAAAAGTAGTAGTGGAAACAATTCCACAGTCAAGAAAGGATTTAACTATAGTCTGTTATATAAAATACCCCTGGGATTGATCTTATTGGTACTGTTGGTAATGTATATGATTACCGGTTTTTATACTGTTGAGCCCAAAGAAGTAGGAGTAGTTACCCGGTTCGGTAAGTTTTTGTCCATAACGGGGCCAGGTTTACACTATCATCTGCCCTATCCCTTTGAAAGTGTTAATATTGTTAATGTTACTGATGTGCGTCGGGTTGAGATTGGATACCGTACTATTAAGCCAGCACCTGATGCCAGGTATCAGGATATGCCAGAAGAAGCACTAATGCTGACAGGAGATCTCTCAATTGTATCTGTTGAAGCAACAGTACTGTATAAAATCAAAAATGCTGCTGATTTTATCTTTAAGGTTCAGAATCCAGAAAATACAGTTAAAGATGCTGCTGAGGCTGCTTTACGCCAGATTGTAGGTCTAAACACTATCAATGATATTTTAACTTCTGAAAAGGCAGCAATTCAGGCTAAAACCCGTCAACTTTTACAGGAAATTCTGGATAAATATGAGACCGGGATTATGGTTGTAGGTTTTCTTTTACAGGATGTAAGTGTTCCACCTGAGGTGGAGGAGGCTTACCGTGATGTAGCCAGTGCAAAAGAGGATAAACAAAAGAAGATTAATGAAGCATTAGCTTATAAAAATCAAATTATTCCTAAAGCCCGGGGAGAAGCAGCCAAAATTATTAATGAAGCTGAAGCCTATAAAGCTGCCCGGATTGCTCAGGCAAAAGGTGATGTGGCCAGATTTGAGCAGATTTTAACCCGCTATAAGATGGGGGAAGATGTAACCCGAATTAGATTGTATTTAGAAACTATGGAAAAAGTCCTGCCAGGATTAAATAAAATTATTATTCCAGAAGATAGTGCTGGAGTCTTAAAACTCCTCAACCTCAATCAGGAGAAAGGAGGAGAAAAATAA
- a CDS encoding (2Fe-2S)-binding protein, which translates to MKIPIQFVINGEKIELSVPANMTLLDMIRQELNLTGTKKGCDEGDCGACTVLMDGKPVNSCMVLAVDANGKEILTIEGLKGNNGDLHPIQQAFVEVGAIQCGFCTPGMVLTAKALLDQNPTPTEVEVREAISGNLCRCTGYKKIVEAIIKAGEYLKVKGAENE; encoded by the coding sequence ATGAAGATACCGATTCAATTTGTGATTAATGGTGAGAAGATAGAATTATCTGTTCCTGCTAATATGACTCTCCTTGATATGATTCGCCAGGAACTTAATCTTACGGGAACTAAAAAAGGTTGTGATGAGGGAGATTGTGGCGCCTGTACTGTCCTGATGGATGGCAAACCTGTGAATTCATGTATGGTACTGGCTGTAGATGCCAACGGAAAAGAAATTCTGACTATAGAGGGGCTTAAAGGTAATAATGGTGACTTACATCCGATTCAACAGGCATTTGTTGAAGTGGGAGCAATTCAATGCGGATTCTGTACTCCAGGTATGGTTTTGACGGCTAAAGCCCTTCTGGATCAGAATCCAACTCCTACCGAAGTAGAAGTACGTGAAGCAATTTCTGGAAATCTGTGCCGCTGTACCGGTTATAAAAAAATTGTTGAAGCGATTATTAAGGCCGGTGAGTATCTTAAGGTGAAGGGGGCGGAAAATGAATGA
- the hflC gene encoding protease modulator HflC: protein MRKITLTLLFFVLFIFIANTCIFILDETEQAVITQLGKPIRTITTPGLKWKIPFIQQVRIFEKRLLEYDVDPEVIYTRDGKNLVVDNYARWRIKDPLLFYQTAGAINAVQAKLDDIIYSEMRAQLGKYTLDEIISPKRQQIMEVVTQESNLKAASLGIEIVDVRIKRADLPPENASSVYARMKASRQQEANRYRAEGEEEANRIISEADKEQQIILAEAQQRAQEIRGEGDAEALQIYAEAYNKDPEFYQFLKTLETYEKALDKDTTIILDNNSDFLKYLENIYENK, encoded by the coding sequence ATGCGTAAAATTACATTGACCCTACTCTTTTTTGTGCTGTTTATTTTTATTGCCAATACCTGTATCTTCATTTTAGATGAAACCGAACAGGCAGTTATTACCCAATTAGGTAAGCCTATTCGCACTATTACCACACCTGGTTTAAAGTGGAAGATTCCTTTTATCCAGCAGGTACGAATTTTTGAAAAGCGACTTTTGGAATATGATGTTGACCCAGAAGTTATTTATACCCGTGATGGGAAAAACCTGGTGGTTGATAATTATGCCCGCTGGCGAATTAAAGATCCTCTCCTCTTTTATCAGACAGCTGGTGCTATTAATGCCGTTCAAGCCAAGTTGGATGATATCATTTATTCAGAGATGCGGGCTCAGTTGGGTAAATATACCTTAGATGAGATTATCTCACCGAAACGTCAGCAGATTATGGAAGTTGTTACACAGGAGAGTAATTTGAAAGCTGCCAGTTTGGGAATTGAGATAGTAGATGTGCGGATTAAAAGGGCAGACCTGCCGCCAGAAAACGCATCCTCCGTTTATGCCAGAATGAAGGCCAGCCGTCAGCAGGAAGCCAATCGTTATCGGGCTGAAGGGGAAGAAGAAGCTAACCGTATCATTTCTGAAGCTGACAAAGAACAGCAGATTATTCTTGCTGAAGCCCAGCAGCGGGCTCAGGAAATTAGGGGAGAAGGAGATGCAGAAGCGCTTCAAATTTATGCTGAGGCATACAATAAAGATCCTGAATTTTATCAGTTCCTAAAAACCCTTGAAACCTACGAAAAAGCTTTAGATAAAGATACAACTATTATTTTAGATAATAACTCGGATTTTCTTAAATATTTAGAAAATATTTATGAAAATAAATAA
- a CDS encoding class I SAM-dependent methyltransferase: MSKIQKCRPGQVVEILGDHFYKVRLLDGDTGKFKSSSIMMQKKIKIEVGQWVAIANGYIIFRWKEIKSSGEVNWEKMISSIPAFAFESRGCHDSQAENYDEMVRSNINDYIRENYFEILDRVIELADFKQGMKVLEIGIGTGLLTERMPEGLKIFGIDISEKMMEKVREKKLSVQLTKGSFCDIPFSDNSFDRILSTFAFHHLTPEEKEIAFVEMDRVLRPQGCIVIGDFMFENDEQKNKLIERFINEDRTDMLEEFEDEYFTNIEDAISNLERLGYEVGYERGSTISWILKAVKKDKNSMVITQF, translated from the coding sequence ATGAGTAAAATACAAAAATGTCGACCTGGTCAAGTTGTTGAAATTTTGGGTGATCACTTTTATAAAGTTCGTTTATTGGATGGAGATACGGGGAAGTTTAAAAGTTCGTCAATTATGATGCAAAAAAAGATTAAGATAGAAGTTGGTCAATGGGTAGCTATTGCTAATGGGTATATTATATTTCGGTGGAAGGAAATTAAAAGTTCCGGTGAAGTAAATTGGGAGAAAATGATTTCTTCAATACCGGCATTTGCATTTGAATCAAGGGGATGCCATGATTCTCAGGCAGAAAATTATGATGAGATGGTTCGTTCTAATATTAATGATTATATTCGCGAAAATTATTTTGAGATTCTTGATAGAGTAATAGAATTAGCTGATTTCAAACAGGGAATGAAAGTTTTAGAGATTGGGATAGGAACTGGCTTACTTACTGAGAGGATGCCTGAAGGACTTAAAATATTTGGAATAGATATTTCAGAAAAGATGATGGAAAAGGTCAGAGAAAAAAAGCTTTCTGTACAACTCACTAAAGGAAGTTTTTGTGATATTCCCTTTTCAGATAATTCTTTTGATCGAATTCTTTCAACCTTTGCTTTTCATCATTTAACACCTGAGGAAAAAGAGATAGCTTTTGTAGAAATGGATCGTGTATTAAGACCTCAGGGATGTATAGTGATAGGTGATTTTATGTTTGAAAATGATGAACAAAAAAATAAATTGATTGAGAGATTTATCAATGAAGATAGAACTGATATGTTGGAAGAATTTGAAGATGAGTATTTTACAAATATAGAAGATGCTATTAGCAATCTTGAAAGGTTGGGATATGAAGTAGGATATGAAAGAGGATCAACTATTTCATGGATATTAAAAGCGGTAAAAAAGGATAAAAACAGTATGGTTATTACTCAATTTTGA
- the rnhA gene encoding ribonuclease HI, giving the protein MSKQLKHVQLYTDGACSGNPGPGGYGAILVYKNHRKEISGGYQNTTNNRMEIMAVIRGLEMLKERCKVTVYSDSKYVVDAMTLGWVERWKKNGWKRNKKERALNVDLWERLLELCEKHEVEFVWVKGHSGHLENERCDELATEALKKEGLPIDVGGKTL; this is encoded by the coding sequence ATGTCAAAACAACTAAAACATGTTCAGCTTTATACTGATGGGGCCTGTTCTGGAAATCCTGGCCCGGGGGGCTATGGAGCAATTTTAGTATATAAAAATCATCGTAAAGAGATTTCTGGCGGATATCAGAATACTACCAACAACCGGATGGAGATTATGGCAGTAATTCGGGGGTTGGAGATGTTGAAGGAGAGGTGTAAGGTTACGGTTTATTCTGATTCAAAATATGTGGTGGATGCTATGACTTTAGGTTGGGTGGAACGCTGGAAGAAGAATGGATGGAAGCGGAATAAAAAAGAACGGGCGCTAAATGTAGATCTCTGGGAAAGGCTTTTGGAGTTGTGTGAAAAACATGAAGTGGAATTTGTTTGGGTGAAAGGGCATAGCGGACATCTGGAAAATGAAAGGTGTGATGAGTTGGCAACTGAGGCTCTGAAAAAAGAAGGATTGCCCATAGATGTGGGAGGTAAAACTTTATAG